Proteins from a genomic interval of Zingiber officinale cultivar Zhangliang chromosome 1B, Zo_v1.1, whole genome shotgun sequence:
- the LOC121984272 gene encoding protein PHR1-LIKE 3-like isoform X1, protein MEGDVQSGDTRPRLRWTPDLHGRFVDAVAKLGGADKATPKSVLRLMGIKGLTLYHLKSHLQKYRLGRQSRGEQAGIEINKGSKNSTWSNNCSSDACSSVSGREDVGYTNLITDVSSTFWLCNLTLSNCNRDMRITEALRYQLDVQRRLNDQLEVQKKLQSRIEAQGRYLQALLEKALTTISLDMKATAGLEAIIASSQSQLQADHELNPKLGDGGGFERRVSGFQLYREGQREEVGEAKPLDLNAKGGSGCELFGGGRGSDLTLQI, encoded by the exons ATGGAAGGCGATGTTCAGTCCGGAGACACGAGGCCTCGGCTGAGGTGGACGCCCGACCTCCATGGCCGCTTCGTCGACGCCGTCGCCAAGCTCGGTGGAGCAGACA AAGCAACGCCGAAATCTGTGCTTAGATTGATGGGCATCAAGGGGTTGACGTTGTACCATCTCAAAAGCCACCTGCAG AAATACAGACTGGGAAGACAATCTCGAGGAGAGCAGGCAGGGATCGAAATCAACAAGG GAAGCAAGAACTCAACTTGGAGCAATAACTGCTCTTCCGACGCATGCAGCAGCGTTTCTGGACGAGAAGACGTCGGGTATACAAATTTGATCACagatgtttcttcaactttttggCTATGTAATTTGACTCTTTCGAACTGTAATAGAGACATGAGAATCACCGAGGCATTACGGTACCAATTGGATGTTCAAAGAAGGCTGAACGATCAACTTGAG GTACAAAAGAAACTGCAGTCGAGAATTGAAGCTCAAGGCAGATACTTGCAAGCATTACTAGAGAAAGCCCTCACCACCATCTCGTTGGATATGAAAGCCACTGCTGGTTTAGAAGCCATCATCGCCTCTTCTCAGTCCCAGCTCCAAGCGGACCACGAGCTGAATCCAAAATTAGGCGATGGAGGAGGATTCGAGAGGAGGGTTTCGGGTTTCCAGCTCTACCGGGAGGGGCAGCGGGAGGAAGTTGGAGAGGCGAAGCCGCTGGACCTGAATGCGAAAGGAGGAAGCGGCTGCGAACTGTTTGGTGGAGGAAGAGGAAGCGATTTAACTCTGCAAATTTGA
- the LOC121984272 gene encoding myb family transcription factor PHL11-like isoform X2 → MEGDVQSGDTRPRLRWTPDLHGRFVDAVAKLGGADKATPKSVLRLMGIKGLTLYHLKSHLQKYRLGRQSRGEQAGIEINKGSKNSTWSNNCSSDACSSVSGREDVGDMRITEALRYQLDVQRRLNDQLEVQKKLQSRIEAQGRYLQALLEKALTTISLDMKATAGLEAIIASSQSQLQADHELNPKLGDGGGFERRVSGFQLYREGQREEVGEAKPLDLNAKGGSGCELFGGGRGSDLTLQI, encoded by the exons ATGGAAGGCGATGTTCAGTCCGGAGACACGAGGCCTCGGCTGAGGTGGACGCCCGACCTCCATGGCCGCTTCGTCGACGCCGTCGCCAAGCTCGGTGGAGCAGACA AAGCAACGCCGAAATCTGTGCTTAGATTGATGGGCATCAAGGGGTTGACGTTGTACCATCTCAAAAGCCACCTGCAG AAATACAGACTGGGAAGACAATCTCGAGGAGAGCAGGCAGGGATCGAAATCAACAAGG GAAGCAAGAACTCAACTTGGAGCAATAACTGCTCTTCCGACGCATGCAGCAGCGTTTCTGGACGAGAAGACGTCGG AGACATGAGAATCACCGAGGCATTACGGTACCAATTGGATGTTCAAAGAAGGCTGAACGATCAACTTGAG GTACAAAAGAAACTGCAGTCGAGAATTGAAGCTCAAGGCAGATACTTGCAAGCATTACTAGAGAAAGCCCTCACCACCATCTCGTTGGATATGAAAGCCACTGCTGGTTTAGAAGCCATCATCGCCTCTTCTCAGTCCCAGCTCCAAGCGGACCACGAGCTGAATCCAAAATTAGGCGATGGAGGAGGATTCGAGAGGAGGGTTTCGGGTTTCCAGCTCTACCGGGAGGGGCAGCGGGAGGAAGTTGGAGAGGCGAAGCCGCTGGACCTGAATGCGAAAGGAGGAAGCGGCTGCGAACTGTTTGGTGGAGGAAGAGGAAGCGATTTAACTCTGCAAATTTGA